A portion of the Doryrhamphus excisus isolate RoL2022-K1 chromosome 20, RoL_Dexc_1.0, whole genome shotgun sequence genome contains these proteins:
- the LOC131107842 gene encoding zinc finger protein 503-like, with translation MDMDVYLCSAGATKACKGPQFIVKTSPSRWCGTTSGEDADRDAHGRQAGRQAAAARTCENQHLLLPFLFPPTIGIIIAVVFLCVVPLLSFLDECDRSLAVHLAEHWDMSTSPSASVLTNLAEIRASVRGSSQPASLLPQQQQPAPPSDPLRQANRLPVKVLKMLTARSGHILHPEYLQPLPSTPVSPIELDAKKSPLALLAQTCSQIGKPDPPPSSKLSSVASNGSSDKDSKSGPLKLSDIGVDDKSSFKPYSKPSDKKDSSGVSAGADKSGFRVPSATCQPFTPRTGSPNSSTSASPMPAEGKCGERDDGKKDSDCGKSGPADGSATSSHSRISVSCGGINVEVNQHQETTHGAKTSASSSSSESPTVTSVSSASVLGSGLVAPVSPYKPGQTVFPLPPAGMTYPGGLAGAYAGYPQHFMPHGGSLVNAQLAGSLGCSKAGSSPLAGASPPSIMSASLCRDPYCLSYHCASHLAGAAGASCTHDSAAAAAASALKSSYPLMYPTHPIHGVHTSAPSFSGHPLYPYGFMLPNDPLPHVCNWVSANGPCDKRFSSSEELLNHLRTHTAFTGAEKLISGYPGSSSLASAAAAAMACHMHMPPSGAPGSPGTLALRSPHHALGLGSRYHPYSKSPLPTPGAPVPVPAATGPYYSPYALYGQRLTTASALGYQ, from the exons ATGGACATGGACGTCTACTTATGTAGCGCTGGAGCTACAAAGGCCTGCAAGGGACCACAATTTATAG TGAAAACGTCTCCCAGTCGCTGGTGCGGGACTACAAGCGGGGAGGACGCGGACCGGGACGCACacggcaggcaggcaggcaggcaggcagcgGCGGCACGGACCTGCGAGAACCAGCACCTCctccttccttttctttttcctccGACCATCGGGATTATTATCGCCGTTGTTTTTCTCTGCGTCGTACCGCTTTTGTCCTTCCTTGATGAATGCGACCGAAGCCTCGCCGTCCACTTGGCTGAGCATTGGGACATGAGCACATCGCCCTCGGCGTCTGTCCTGACAAATCTCGCCGAAATCCGAGCCAGTGTTCGGGGAAGCAGCCAGCCAGCGTCTCTCCttccgcagcagcagcagccggcACCGCCGTCAGACCCGCTACGGCAAGCCAACAGACTCCCGGTGAAGGTTTTGAAAATGCTGACGGCACGTTCCGGACACATTTTGCACCCGGAGTACCTGCAGCCTTTACCCTCCACCCCCGTCAGCCCCATCGAG CTCGATGCCAAGAAAAGTCCGCTGGCCCTCCTGGCGCAGACCTGCTCCCAGATCGGCAAGCCGGACCCGCCGCCCTCCTCCAAGCTGTCCTCCGTCGCCTCCAACGGATCTAGCGACAAGGATTCTAAATCCGGCCCTTTGAAACTGAGCGACATCGGCGTGGACGACAAATCCAGCTTCAAGCCCTACTCCAAGCCGTCGGACAAGAAGGACTCCTCGGGCGTCTCCGCCGGAGCGGACAAGTCCGGTTTCCGAGTGCCGAGCGCCACCTGCCAGCCGTTCACGCCGCGTACAGGCAGCCCCAACTCCAGCACGTCGGCCTCTCCCATGCCGGCGGAGGGCAAATGCGGGGAGAGAGACGACGGCAAGAAGGACTCGGACTGCGGGAAAAGCGGCCCCGCGGACGGCTCGGCCACGTCCAGCCACAGCCGGATAAGCGTGAGCTGCGGTGGGATTAACGTGGAGGTGAACCAGCACCAGGAGACCACGCACGGCGCTAAGACCTCCGCGTCTTCCTCCTCGTCGGAGTCCCCCACGGTGACGTCCGTGTCGTCGGCCTCGGTGCTGGGCTCCGGGCTCGTGGCGCCGGTGTCCCCGTACAAACCGGGCCAGACCGTCTTCCCTCTGCCCCCGGCGGGCATGACGTACCCGGGCGGCCTCGCCGGGGCCTACGCGGGCTACCCGCAGCACTTCATGCCGCACGGAGGCAGCCTGGTGAACGCGCAGCTGGCCGGCTCGCTCGGCTGCAGCAAGGCCGGCTCCAGCCCGCTGGCCGGGGCGTCGCCGCCCTCCATCATGTCGGCCAGCCTGTGCAGAGACCCTTACTGCCTCAGCTACCACTGTGCCAGCCACTTGGCGGGCGCGGCCGGGGCGTCTTGCACCCACGACTCGGCCGCCGCGGCGGCGGCCAGCGCGCTCAAGTCCAGCTACCCCCTCATGTACCCGACGCACCCCATCCACGGAGTCCACACCTCGGCCCCCTCGTTCAGCGGACACCCCCTTTACCCGTACGGCTTTATGCTCCCCAACGACCCCCTGCCCCACGTTTGCAACTGGGTCTCCGCGAACGGACCGTGCGACAAGCGTTTCTCCTCCTCGGAGGAGCTCCTGAACCACCTGAGGACACACACCGCTTTCACCGGGGCGGAGAAGCTCATTTCCGGCTACCCGGGCTCCTCCTCGCTGGCCAGCGCGGCCGCTGCGGCCATGGCCTGCCACATGCACATGCCCCCGTCCGGGGCCCCCGGCAGCCCCGGGACTCTGGCTCTGCGGAGCCCGCACCACGCGCTGGGACTCGGCAGCCGCTACCACCCGTACTCCAAAAGCCCCCTGCCGACCCCCGGGGCCCCCGTCCCGGTCCCGGCAGCCACCGGGCCGTACTACTCCCCGTATGCGCTGTACGGCCAGAGACTCACCACAGCGTCGGCGCTGGGGTACCAGTGA